The Mesorhizobium sp. AR10 genome includes the window AAACGGGCCGGTCAGGGCCACGACCAGCATGATGGCGACGATCTTCGGCACGAACGTCAGCGTGATTTCCTGGATCTGGGTCAAGGCCTGGATCAGAGCGATGCCGATGCCGACGACCATGGCGACCAGCACCACCGGGGCGGAAGCGGTCAGTACCGTCCACACCGCATACTGGACGATGTCGAGAGCATCAGCCTCGTTCATGGGATGGGACCCTGGCTTGAGATCGGCCCTAGCTTGCCGCCTTGACCGAGACGCCCGGGCCGACCGCGACTTCCGTCCCGTTCTGCAGCACCGCGATGAGGCCGCTGCTGGCGAGTCGCACCGATGCCACCGTGCCGGTGGTCTTGCCGTCGGCGGAGGTG containing:
- the fliQ gene encoding flagellar biosynthesis protein FliQ, encoding MNEADALDIVQYAVWTVLTASAPVVLVAMVVGIGIALIQALTQIQEITLTFVPKIVAIMLVVALTGPFIGSQISAFTNVIFERIENGF